One genomic window of Luteitalea pratensis includes the following:
- a CDS encoding alkaline phosphatase family protein, whose amino-acid sequence MAASPGAQVAGGPGAPASQTARFDAPAVRLVLLIAVDQFRPDYLSRFGPPEGGLKTLLTRGAVFTSAYLEHGTTVTAVGHSTMLTGSTPAVSGIIENTWYERATKTTVESITDSTVQIVGAAASGGVGASPRRLLVPTLGDQIKMASAAAPGTPLAPRVIGISLKDRSAILPAGHAADAAYFFRGGRFVTSTYYRPALPAWVEAVNARRIADTYAGKQWTFDGGAHAYPATTGAALDAAVAASPAGNELVLAVATAALEHEQLGQRGVTDVLTVSFSANDSVGHAYGPESPEVRDITHQTDRQLQTLLDEVERRVGLRQTLIAFTADHGVAPRPEAATALRIPGGRFPATVVSDAIESALVAKYGAGPWIEKAPSLANIYLDVALIDGKGLDRAEVRRVAAEAVSRVPHVARVYTRDAILSGAVPRETISERITRGYHRDRSGDLHVLLEPHWIAGGANATHGTPYGYDAHIPLILMGPGIVPGRYRDHVALQDLAQTLAAVLEVEPPSGAQGRVLAEALRTDGGSGANAADPAAAGRTPPAHRRNAP is encoded by the coding sequence TTGGCGGCGTCGCCCGGCGCACAAGTCGCCGGTGGCCCGGGAGCCCCGGCGAGCCAGACGGCACGCTTCGATGCGCCGGCAGTCCGCCTCGTGCTGCTCATTGCCGTCGATCAGTTCCGCCCCGACTACCTGTCGCGGTTCGGCCCGCCCGAGGGCGGCCTGAAGACCCTGCTCACCCGCGGTGCGGTATTCACCTCCGCGTACCTCGAGCACGGCACCACGGTGACCGCCGTGGGCCACTCGACCATGCTGACAGGTTCGACGCCAGCGGTCAGCGGCATCATCGAGAACACCTGGTACGAGCGCGCCACGAAGACGACGGTCGAGAGCATCACTGACTCCACCGTGCAGATCGTCGGCGCGGCCGCGTCTGGCGGTGTCGGTGCGTCGCCGCGTCGCCTCCTGGTCCCCACGCTTGGCGATCAGATCAAGATGGCGTCGGCGGCCGCGCCGGGCACGCCGCTGGCGCCGCGGGTGATCGGCATCTCCCTCAAGGATCGCAGCGCGATCCTCCCCGCGGGCCACGCCGCTGACGCCGCCTACTTCTTCCGCGGCGGGCGTTTCGTCACGAGCACCTACTATCGTCCGGCCCTGCCTGCGTGGGTCGAGGCGGTCAACGCGCGCCGCATTGCCGATACGTACGCCGGCAAGCAGTGGACCTTCGATGGCGGTGCGCACGCGTATCCGGCAACGACCGGCGCCGCGCTCGACGCAGCCGTCGCCGCCAGCCCGGCAGGCAACGAGCTGGTGCTGGCGGTGGCCACGGCCGCCCTCGAGCACGAACAGCTCGGGCAGCGCGGCGTCACCGACGTGTTGACCGTCAGCTTCTCCGCCAACGACTCGGTGGGTCATGCCTATGGCCCGGAGTCGCCCGAAGTGCGGGACATCACTCACCAGACCGATCGTCAGCTGCAGACGTTGCTCGACGAGGTCGAGCGGCGCGTCGGCCTGCGGCAGACGCTGATTGCGTTCACTGCCGACCACGGCGTCGCGCCCAGGCCCGAGGCGGCGACGGCGTTGCGGATCCCGGGAGGACGGTTTCCCGCGACGGTGGTGAGCGACGCCATCGAATCGGCGCTGGTGGCCAAGTACGGCGCCGGGCCCTGGATCGAGAAGGCGCCGTCGCTGGCAAACATCTATCTCGATGTGGCGCTGATTGACGGCAAAGGCCTCGACCGCGCGGAGGTCCGGCGGGTCGCTGCTGAGGCCGTGTCGAGAGTCCCTCATGTCGCGCGGGTGTACACGCGCGACGCGATTCTCTCGGGCGCCGTACCCCGAGAGACGATTTCAGAACGGATCACGCGTGGCTATCACCGTGATCGCTCGGGCGACCTGCACGTGTTGCTGGAGCCACACTGGATCGCGGGCGGGGCGAACGCGACACATGGCACGCCCTACGGTTATGACGCGCACATTCCCTTGATCCTGATGGGGCCGGGTATCGTGCCGGGCAGGTACCGCGACCACGTCGCGTTGCAGGATCTGGCGCAGACGCTGGCGGCCGTTCTCGAGGTCGAGCCGCCGTCGGGTGCGCAGGGGCGAGTACTCGCCGAAGCGTTGCGCACGGATGGCGGTAGCGGCGCCAACGCCGCCGATCCGGCAGCGGCCGGGCGCACGCCGCCTGCGCACCGGCGGAACGCGCCGTGA
- the arfB gene encoding alternative ribosome rescue aminoacyl-tRNA hydrolase ArfB yields the protein MIAVSDTIVLHERDLEERFVRASGPGGQNVNKVATAVQLRVDVAATSLPTPVKSRLLRLGGSRVTTDGVLVIEAREYRTQAQNRVAARERLRALLEQAATPPRPRHATSPSKASRVRRLESKQKRSDLKRDRRSSSNE from the coding sequence GTGATCGCCGTTTCGGACACGATTGTGCTGCACGAGCGTGATCTCGAGGAGCGGTTCGTACGCGCCTCAGGCCCTGGCGGTCAGAACGTCAACAAGGTCGCGACAGCGGTGCAACTGCGCGTCGACGTCGCCGCCACGAGCCTGCCGACTCCGGTCAAGTCACGCCTGCTGCGCCTCGGCGGCAGTCGCGTCACGACCGACGGCGTGCTGGTGATCGAGGCGCGTGAGTACCGGACGCAGGCGCAGAATCGCGTCGCGGCCCGCGAGCGGCTCCGCGCCCTGCTCGAGCAGGCGGCCACCCCACCCCGGCCTCGCCACGCCACGTCGCCCTCGAAGGCCTCGCGCGTGCGTCGGCTCGAATCGAAGCAGAAGCGCAGTGACCTGAAGCGAGACCGTCGCTCGTCGTCTAACGAATGA
- a CDS encoding PEP-CTERM sorting domain-containing protein produces the protein MKRVAMQKFVIAATLTCAGIMGSTGASAAQLSPFNFSVAGGGVAGTMTHWNDIDINFYERGAAAGLSSPAFIPDQRAAELNAQVEDETPTWTPGPMSLFAFPSTSSSMDDATTADVPEPAGLALMGLALSSVALAIRRRPRS, from the coding sequence ATGAAAAGGGTGGCTATGCAGAAATTCGTGATAGCGGCAACACTGACGTGCGCGGGGATCATGGGCAGCACGGGCGCAAGTGCCGCTCAGTTGAGCCCCTTCAACTTCTCGGTGGCGGGCGGTGGCGTCGCGGGCACGATGACGCACTGGAACGATATCGACATCAACTTTTACGAGCGCGGCGCAGCAGCCGGCCTGTCGAGCCCGGCGTTCATCCCTGACCAGAGGGCGGCTGAACTGAACGCCCAAGTGGAGGACGAGACACCGACGTGGACGCCGGGTCCGATGAGCTTGTTCGCGTTCCCCAGCACCTCCTCGTCGATGGACGACGCGACGACGGCGGACGTGCCCGAGCCTGCAGGCCTGGCGCTGATGGGCTTGGCGCTGTCGAGCGTGGCGCTCGCGATTCGCCGTCGGCCTCGGTCCTGA
- a CDS encoding amidohydrolase family protein, translating into MSRVRSPLVGAITLAIVGVTLGVVAQPRGGGAPSQPPDASGECPPGTTEVRVGRCQKPEFPPPSILDYRPRSTLVTEQHLVPKAKFPVVDIHSHTGPTPDTIERLVGELDAMNVRVLVNLSGGSSPESIRQKTDYIKASKYPDRFRVFANVDWERADAPGWADKAVADLEASVKAGAIGLKIFKNLGLTTKKSDGSRLRLDDPVMNPVWQACARLDIPVLIHTAEPMEFFSSMDYKNERWLELALFPSRRNNAPGQPSFDELLGERDRMFAANPKTRYIAAHFGYYGHDLKRAAAALDQMPNVVLEVSAVLYEFGRQPRAAREFFIKYRDRILFGKDAYEPREYPYYWRVFETGDEYFDYYRNYHAFWKLYGMQLPDQVLRKIYHANALRVAPGLPRAGWS; encoded by the coding sequence ATGTCCCGTGTTCGCTCTCCCCTGGTTGGCGCCATCACTCTCGCCATCGTCGGCGTGACGCTTGGCGTCGTCGCCCAGCCACGTGGTGGCGGGGCTCCCTCGCAGCCACCCGACGCCAGCGGCGAGTGTCCGCCAGGCACGACGGAGGTCCGCGTCGGCCGGTGCCAGAAACCGGAGTTCCCGCCGCCCAGCATCCTCGATTACCGGCCCCGATCGACGCTGGTGACCGAGCAGCACCTGGTGCCGAAGGCGAAGTTCCCGGTCGTGGACATTCACAGTCACACCGGCCCGACGCCGGACACGATCGAACGACTAGTCGGCGAACTCGATGCCATGAACGTGCGCGTGCTCGTCAACCTGAGTGGCGGCAGCAGTCCCGAGTCGATTCGTCAGAAGACCGACTACATCAAGGCGAGCAAGTACCCGGATCGCTTCCGTGTGTTCGCCAACGTGGACTGGGAGCGAGCCGACGCGCCGGGCTGGGCCGACAAGGCGGTCGCCGACCTCGAGGCCTCGGTGAAGGCCGGCGCCATCGGGCTGAAGATCTTCAAGAACCTGGGGCTCACCACGAAGAAGAGCGACGGCAGCCGGCTGAGGCTCGACGATCCGGTGATGAATCCCGTCTGGCAGGCGTGCGCGCGCCTCGACATCCCGGTGCTGATCCACACCGCGGAGCCGATGGAGTTCTTCTCCTCCATGGATTACAAGAACGAGCGCTGGCTCGAGCTCGCGCTCTTCCCGAGCCGTCGCAACAACGCTCCCGGACAACCCTCGTTCGACGAATTGCTCGGAGAGCGGGACCGGATGTTCGCGGCCAACCCGAAGACCCGCTACATCGCCGCGCATTTTGGCTACTACGGCCACGACCTGAAGCGCGCCGCCGCGGCGCTCGACCAGATGCCCAACGTGGTCCTGGAAGTGTCAGCGGTCCTTTACGAGTTCGGCCGGCAGCCGCGGGCCGCGCGGGAGTTCTTCATCAAGTACCGGGACCGGATCCTGTTCGGCAAGGACGCGTACGAGCCGCGCGAATACCCGTACTACTGGCGCGTCTTCGAGACCGGCGACGAGTACTTCGACTACTACCGGAACTACCACGCCTTCTGGAAGCTGTACGGGATGCAGTTGCCCGACCAGGTTCTGCGGAAGATCTACCACGCCAATGCGCTCCGAGTCGCACCGGGTCTACCGAGAGCAGGCTGGTCCTAG
- a CDS encoding TonB-dependent receptor — translation MHFAGRFLTAAAAVLLLLPRPLSAQERFGGLTGTVTDTSGAVLPGTTVTITNKGSGAVKSVVTSGDGVYNVPDLDPGRYAMVIELSGFAKSEIPDVAITLGKTIKIDTQLKVGDLTEVVQVSAAPQDIDVRSTLVAHNVREEEIDRMPKGRSFQSIALTAPSVNSGEIEGGFQVNGASGAENAFTVDGVVTNSLVDGRSRQNTVFEFLQEVQVKTAGIGAEYGGALGGVISAVTKSGGNTFRGEGHYYYEGSPLSAGPVKRLVLDPSDEVTVNYFQDNKQPDHKNELGGSIGGPILRDKLFFFASYSPRFARRTNSYLFSNGTEPGEIERTQTYTQAFGKVTHRAGRVTSSGSVLFTPTTSEGTLPAYDGSGRDVITSSFAANQVNLERGFKAMQVSTTGNVDVALSSSSFFSVRGGYFHDNYEDTGIPNTTNYIYQISNIGMAGVPPSAQGPKGTQNTPRALIVENDTTKRGFVNADYNHAFTAAGAHNLRGGFGWQKTINDANQVYPGGYVDIFWDSNFVAPTGANQGRGTYGYYAVNNRGVQGEAGADIYSLYVQDQWTIANKLTLNLGLRTESETVPSFREGVPAMEFGFGDKMAPRLGASYDVRGDGRFKVYGSWGRYYDWTKYELSRGSYGGDTWQIYYRGLETTDVSNLNLSNMPGADLWVVPGSFRDRRVPNFDSTDPDIKPMYQDSTSIGTEFQLGGNITVGAHYVHNNLSQTIEDIGAVDANGDETYIIGNPGRGLATIQFPSGATPLGYLVPEPKRQYDALEFTVNKRYSNNYFWSASYVYSRLYGNYSGLAASEEVNTPTTNVTSTTAQQQAGSVARPGGNANRAWDIDEIFWDSHGTLDVLGRLPTDRPHVVKLYGSYMLPFGTQLGAFLYAGSGTPLTTYVNSANQTPLFVNGRGDMGRTPVLSRTDMLLSQEFNVGSNNKRMRFELNVLNVFNQKATRHEFNYLNRGAGAPRASSAVSLSDVDLSQGYDYNARILASPDGSNAYDPRYRMADLFDPGTTGFFTVKFLF, via the coding sequence ATGCATTTCGCGGGCAGATTCCTGACCGCCGCAGCAGCCGTGCTCCTGCTGCTCCCCCGCCCGCTCAGCGCGCAGGAGCGCTTCGGCGGGCTGACCGGCACGGTCACCGATACCAGTGGCGCGGTGCTTCCCGGCACCACGGTCACCATTACGAACAAGGGCTCCGGCGCCGTGAAGTCGGTCGTGACCAGCGGCGACGGCGTCTACAACGTGCCTGATCTGGACCCGGGCCGCTACGCGATGGTCATCGAGTTGTCCGGCTTCGCGAAGTCCGAGATTCCCGACGTCGCGATCACGCTCGGCAAGACCATCAAGATCGATACCCAGCTCAAGGTCGGTGACCTGACCGAAGTGGTACAGGTCTCGGCTGCGCCCCAGGATATCGACGTCCGCAGCACCCTCGTCGCCCACAACGTGCGCGAGGAGGAAATCGATCGCATGCCGAAGGGCCGGAGCTTCCAGTCGATCGCTTTGACGGCGCCGTCGGTGAACTCGGGCGAGATCGAAGGCGGCTTCCAGGTCAATGGCGCGAGCGGCGCGGAGAACGCGTTCACCGTCGACGGCGTCGTCACCAACAGCCTGGTGGACGGGCGATCGCGGCAGAACACGGTGTTCGAGTTCCTGCAGGAGGTGCAGGTCAAGACGGCGGGCATCGGCGCGGAGTACGGCGGCGCGCTCGGCGGGGTGATCAGCGCCGTGACCAAGTCGGGCGGCAACACCTTCCGCGGCGAGGGTCACTACTACTACGAGGGCTCGCCGCTGTCCGCCGGCCCGGTGAAGCGGCTCGTGCTCGACCCGAGCGATGAGGTGACCGTCAACTACTTCCAGGACAACAAGCAGCCCGATCACAAGAACGAGCTTGGCGGATCGATCGGCGGCCCGATTCTGCGTGACAAGCTGTTCTTCTTCGCGTCCTATTCGCCGCGATTCGCGCGCCGCACCAACTCGTACCTGTTCAGCAATGGCACCGAGCCTGGCGAGATCGAGCGGACGCAGACCTACACCCAGGCGTTCGGCAAGGTGACCCACCGCGCCGGGCGCGTGACGTCGTCGGGTTCGGTGCTGTTCACGCCGACGACCTCGGAGGGCACGCTGCCTGCGTACGACGGCTCCGGCCGTGACGTCATCACCAGCTCGTTTGCCGCCAACCAGGTCAACCTCGAACGCGGCTTCAAGGCGATGCAGGTGAGCACGACCGGCAATGTGGACGTGGCGCTGAGCTCGTCGTCGTTCTTCTCGGTGCGTGGCGGCTACTTCCACGACAACTACGAGGACACGGGCATCCCGAACACGACCAACTACATCTACCAGATCTCGAACATTGGAATGGCCGGCGTCCCGCCCAGCGCGCAGGGCCCGAAGGGCACGCAGAACACGCCACGCGCGTTGATCGTGGAGAACGACACGACCAAGCGCGGCTTCGTCAACGCCGACTACAACCATGCGTTCACCGCCGCCGGCGCGCACAACCTGCGGGGCGGGTTCGGCTGGCAGAAGACCATCAACGATGCCAACCAGGTGTACCCGGGCGGGTATGTTGACATCTTCTGGGACAGCAACTTCGTTGCACCCACCGGGGCGAACCAAGGGCGGGGCACCTACGGCTACTACGCGGTGAACAACCGCGGCGTGCAGGGCGAGGCCGGCGCCGACATCTACTCGCTGTACGTGCAGGATCAGTGGACAATTGCGAACAAGCTGACGCTCAACCTCGGGCTGCGGACCGAGAGCGAGACCGTGCCGTCGTTCCGGGAAGGTGTTCCGGCGATGGAGTTCGGCTTCGGTGACAAGATGGCGCCCCGCCTCGGCGCGAGCTACGACGTGCGTGGCGACGGCCGCTTCAAGGTCTACGGCAGCTGGGGCCGCTACTACGACTGGACCAAGTACGAGTTGTCGCGCGGGTCCTACGGTGGCGACACGTGGCAGATCTACTACCGAGGCCTGGAGACGACCGACGTCAGCAACCTGAACCTGTCGAACATGCCCGGCGCGGATTTGTGGGTAGTACCTGGCAGTTTCCGTGATCGTCGCGTCCCGAATTTCGATTCCACCGATCCCGATATCAAGCCGATGTATCAGGACAGCACGAGCATCGGCACCGAGTTTCAGCTCGGTGGCAACATCACCGTGGGTGCGCACTACGTCCACAACAACTTGTCGCAGACCATCGAGGACATCGGCGCCGTCGATGCGAATGGCGACGAGACGTACATCATCGGCAACCCGGGACGTGGCCTCGCGACCATCCAGTTCCCCTCCGGCGCGACGCCGCTTGGGTACCTGGTGCCGGAGCCGAAGCGCCAGTACGACGCGCTCGAGTTCACGGTGAACAAGCGCTACTCGAACAACTACTTCTGGAGCGCGAGCTACGTCTACAGCCGGCTGTACGGCAACTACTCGGGCCTTGCCGCGTCCGAGGAAGTCAACACGCCGACGACCAACGTGACCTCGACGACGGCGCAGCAGCAGGCCGGCAGCGTCGCCCGCCCCGGTGGCAACGCCAACCGTGCCTGGGACATCGACGAGATCTTCTGGGATTCACACGGGACGCTCGACGTGCTCGGCCGCCTGCCGACCGATCGCCCGCACGTCGTCAAGCTCTATGGCAGCTACATGCTGCCGTTCGGTACCCAGCTTGGGGCGTTTTTATACGCCGGTAGCGGCACGCCGCTCACGACCTACGTCAACTCCGCCAACCAGACGCCACTGTTCGTCAACGGCCGCGGCGACATGGGGCGCACGCCAGTGCTGTCACGGACAGACATGCTGCTCTCGCAGGAATTCAACGTCGGCAGCAACAACAAACGCATGCGCTTCGAACTCAACGTGCTCAACGTTTTCAACCAGAAGGCGACGCGGCACGAGTTCAACTACCTGAATCGCGGCGCCGGCGCACCGCGCGCGTCGTCGGCGGTCTCTCTGAGCGACGTCGATTTGTCGCAGGGCTACGACTACAACGCGCGGATTCTGGCGTCGCCGGACGGCAGCAACGCTTACGACCCGCGCTACCGCATGGCGGATCTGTTCGACCCGGGCACGACGGGGTTCTTCACGGTGAAGTTCCTGTTCTGA
- the larE gene encoding ATP-dependent sacrificial sulfur transferase LarE produces the protein MDAGSSARVEEARVQTVSTDVDVKFRRLLDRLAPLVRDGLIVAFSGGVDSAFLLWAADRARQAHGGRVLALTAVSASMATVERDDARDFAMRLGVEHLWQESLEVSNPAYVANDGSRCYHCKSELFRIGGNVARERGYGALAYGYNFSDRGDTRPGHRAALENDVVSPLADAELTKDDIRVLLRAHGLPLADKPASPCLSSRLMTGVAVTPGKLADVEALEALLRTGGLRVFRVRLHEAGAQRFLRLEVAPDELSRALELREDLVREGIARGYRWVTLDLAGYRMGGGT, from the coding sequence ATGGACGCAGGGTCTTCGGCTCGAGTGGAGGAGGCGCGTGTTCAAACCGTCTCCACGGACGTCGACGTCAAGTTCAGACGATTGCTCGACCGCCTCGCGCCGCTCGTGCGCGACGGGCTCATCGTGGCGTTTTCAGGCGGCGTCGACAGCGCGTTTCTGCTTTGGGCTGCCGATCGAGCGCGCCAGGCACATGGCGGCAGGGTGCTCGCGCTCACCGCAGTGTCGGCCAGCATGGCGACGGTCGAGCGCGACGATGCTCGTGATTTCGCGATGCGCCTCGGCGTCGAGCATCTGTGGCAGGAGAGCCTCGAGGTCTCGAACCCGGCCTACGTCGCCAACGACGGCTCGCGCTGCTACCACTGCAAGAGCGAACTCTTCCGGATCGGCGGCAATGTCGCGCGCGAACGCGGCTACGGCGCGCTTGCCTATGGCTACAACTTTTCCGATCGCGGCGACACGCGCCCGGGGCATCGCGCCGCACTCGAGAACGACGTGGTCTCGCCGCTGGCCGACGCCGAACTGACCAAGGACGACATCCGCGTCCTTCTGCGCGCGCATGGGTTGCCACTTGCCGACAAGCCCGCGAGCCCGTGCCTGAGTTCGCGGCTCATGACCGGTGTCGCGGTCACCCCCGGCAAGCTGGCCGATGTCGAAGCGCTCGAGGCGTTGCTGCGTACCGGCGGGCTTCGCGTCTTCCGCGTGCGGTTGCACGAAGCGGGCGCCCAGAGATTCCTGAGGCTCGAGGTTGCTCCCGACGAACTGTCGCGCGCACTCGAACTGCGTGAGGACCTCGTGCGCGAGGGCATCGCGCGCGGCTATCGCTGGGTGACGCTCGACCTCGCGGGCTATCGCATGGGCGGAGGGACCTGA
- the larB gene encoding nickel pincer cofactor biosynthesis protein LarB → MNRDELSRLLEAVACGAVKPAVAADQLAGGPFRSTELEFATLDHHRSLRHRMGEVVYGEGKTAAQCVAIAERLAATGTPVLVTRLDAERSAALRQHFPEGRENRSARTFIANAPAVKGSSSGEPFVAIIAAGTSDLAVAEEAAEVCVASETAFERICDVGVAGLHRLLHKIPEIQQASALVVVAGMEGALPSVVAGLVGRPLFAVPTSVGYGASFGGLAALLAMLNSCAPGVTVANIDNGFSAAYAACNVAHLVREARLEGARRESL, encoded by the coding sequence ATGAATCGCGACGAGCTGTCGAGGCTCCTTGAAGCGGTCGCCTGCGGAGCCGTGAAACCGGCCGTGGCGGCAGACCAGTTGGCTGGCGGGCCGTTTCGCAGTACCGAGCTCGAGTTCGCCACCCTCGACCACCATCGCAGCCTGCGCCATCGCATGGGCGAGGTGGTCTACGGCGAGGGAAAGACCGCCGCGCAGTGCGTGGCGATCGCCGAACGTCTCGCGGCCACCGGCACGCCGGTGCTCGTGACGAGACTCGATGCCGAGCGGAGCGCGGCCCTGCGCCAACATTTTCCTGAGGGGCGCGAGAATCGCTCTGCGCGTACGTTCATCGCCAATGCTCCGGCCGTCAAAGGTTCGTCGAGCGGTGAGCCGTTCGTGGCGATCATCGCCGCAGGCACCAGCGATCTTGCGGTGGCAGAAGAGGCGGCTGAAGTGTGTGTCGCGAGCGAGACGGCGTTTGAACGTATCTGCGACGTCGGCGTGGCGGGCTTGCACCGTCTGCTCCACAAGATTCCCGAAATCCAACAGGCGTCGGCGCTCGTCGTCGTGGCCGGCATGGAAGGAGCGCTTCCGAGTGTCGTCGCGGGGCTCGTCGGCCGACCGCTGTTCGCAGTGCCGACGAGTGTTGGCTATGGCGCAAGCTTCGGAGGGCTTGCGGCGTTGCTGGCGATGCTCAACTCGTGCGCGCCGGGCGTGACTGTCGCCAACATCGATAACGGTTTCTCGGCGGCGTACGCCGCCTGCAATGTCGCCCACCTCGTGCGCGAGGCGCGCCTCGAAGGCGCACGGCGGGAGTCGCTGTGA